A part of Paenibacillus sp. sptzw28 genomic DNA contains:
- a CDS encoding stage V sporulation protein D: MKVSNVTVRRRLFAALIIAVLAFTVLAGRLGYVQLYKGQELAAKAEDSWRREIPFSAKRGEIWDRNGTKLAYNISSPTVMAIPAQIKDPKETATQLASVLDMAADKVFATITKKQLIVRIQPGGRKITTEKAQQVRDLSLPGVVVAEDNKRYYPMGSFASHVLGFTGIDNQGLTGIEAAYNDLLEGINGNISFLSDAKGRQMPGSSDTYEKPKDGLNLELTIDKQIQSIIERELDQAMVKFEPDNIIAIAMDPTTGEILGMASRPNYEPDKYRDVDPQIYNRNLPIWMTYEPGSTFKIITLAAALQEGKVNLKTDHFFDPGAVEIGGARLRCWKKGGHGSQTFLEVVQNSCNPGFVALGNRLGKEKLFQYIKNFGFGTKTGIDLGGEENGIMFKMSQVGPVELATTAFGQGVSVTPIQQITAVSAAINGGALYKPHVAKAWINPETGETVDTVQPEEVRKVISETTSKQVREALESVVAKGTGRNAFLDGYRVGGKTGTAQKVINGRYSPNEHIVSFVGFAPADDPKIVIYVAVDNPKGIQFGGVVAAPIVHNIMADALPYMGIEPRKDQIARDYKYGETPIVTVPNLVGKTVSDIYEDMNMNFNLTSAGSGDTVIRQAPAAGARVERGSTIRIYLAKDDDESSHP; this comes from the coding sequence GTGAAAGTGTCAAACGTTACCGTCAGACGTCGTTTGTTTGCCGCGCTTATAATCGCCGTTCTTGCATTTACGGTTCTTGCCGGCAGGCTCGGTTATGTGCAGCTGTATAAAGGCCAGGAGCTTGCGGCTAAAGCCGAAGATTCCTGGCGCAGGGAAATCCCTTTTTCGGCCAAGCGCGGCGAAATATGGGACCGAAACGGAACAAAGCTTGCGTATAATATAAGTTCACCGACCGTTATGGCCATACCGGCGCAGATTAAGGATCCGAAAGAGACAGCGACGCAGCTTGCGAGCGTTCTGGATATGGCGGCGGATAAAGTGTTCGCGACGATTACGAAAAAACAGCTGATCGTGCGCATTCAGCCAGGCGGGCGGAAAATTACGACCGAGAAAGCGCAGCAGGTAAGGGATTTGAGCCTGCCTGGGGTCGTTGTGGCCGAAGATAATAAACGTTATTACCCGATGGGCAGCTTTGCTTCGCATGTGCTGGGCTTTACGGGAATTGACAATCAGGGATTGACCGGTATCGAAGCCGCGTATAACGACCTGCTGGAAGGAATCAACGGTAATATTTCCTTTCTGTCCGACGCGAAGGGCCGCCAGATGCCGGGGTCTTCCGATACCTACGAGAAGCCCAAAGACGGGCTTAATCTCGAGCTGACCATCGATAAGCAGATCCAGTCCATCATCGAGCGGGAGCTCGACCAGGCTATGGTTAAATTCGAGCCCGATAACATAATTGCCATCGCTATGGATCCAACCACCGGTGAAATACTCGGAATGGCGAGCCGTCCTAATTATGAGCCGGATAAATACCGGGATGTCGATCCGCAAATATATAACCGGAACCTCCCGATCTGGATGACTTACGAGCCCGGTTCGACCTTTAAAATCATTACGCTGGCCGCTGCTCTGCAGGAAGGCAAGGTAAATTTGAAAACGGACCATTTCTTCGATCCGGGAGCCGTTGAAATCGGCGGCGCGCGCCTTCGCTGCTGGAAGAAAGGCGGCCACGGCAGCCAGACGTTTCTCGAGGTCGTGCAAAACTCGTGCAACCCCGGCTTTGTGGCGCTTGGCAACAGACTCGGGAAAGAAAAACTGTTTCAATACATTAAGAACTTCGGCTTCGGCACCAAGACCGGCATCGACCTCGGAGGCGAAGAGAACGGCATTATGTTTAAGATGAGCCAGGTAGGACCGGTCGAACTGGCCACTACCGCATTTGGTCAGGGCGTCTCCGTAACACCGATTCAACAGATAACGGCCGTCTCGGCTGCGATTAACGGAGGTGCACTGTATAAGCCTCACGTCGCGAAGGCCTGGATCAATCCCGAAACGGGAGAAACGGTCGACACGGTACAGCCGGAAGAGGTTCGGAAGGTTATTTCGGAAACTACAAGCAAGCAGGTGCGGGAAGCGCTGGAGAGCGTCGTAGCCAAAGGCACCGGCCGCAACGCATTTCTTGACGGTTACCGGGTCGGCGGGAAAACTGGAACCGCGCAAAAGGTTATAAACGGCCGCTATTCTCCGAATGAGCATATTGTTTCATTCGTCGGCTTCGCGCCGGCAGACGATCCGAAAATTGTCATTTACGTTGCAGTAGACAACCCGAAGGGCATTCAATTCGGCGGCGTCGTCGCCGCTCCGATCGTTCATAACATTATGGCCGATGCGCTCCCGTATATGGGAATTGAGCCCCGTAAGGACCAGATCGCCCGGGATTACAAGTATGGCGAGACGCCGATCGTAACGGTGCCGAATCTGGTGGGCAAGACGGTTTCCGATATTTACGAGGATATGAACATGAATTTCAACCTGACGTCCGCCGGCAGCGGGGATACGGTTATCCGGCAGGCGCCTGCAGCCGGCGCGCGGGTCGAACGAGGTTCCACGATACGCATCTACTTGGCAAAAGATGATGATGAAAGCAGTCATCCTTGA
- the mraZ gene encoding division/cell wall cluster transcriptional repressor MraZ, with product MFMGEYQHSIDDKGRIIIPVKFRESLGDQFVVTRGLDNCLFVYPMSEWSVLEQKLKSLPLMKSDARAFSRFFFSGATECELDKQGRVNLPNTLCEYAKLDKDCIVLGVSNRVEIWSRHIWDSYFKQSEETFNDIAEKLVDFDFNF from the coding sequence GTGTTCATGGGGGAGTACCAACACAGCATCGATGATAAAGGCCGCATCATTATTCCCGTTAAATTCCGCGAAAGCCTCGGCGACCAGTTTGTAGTGACGCGAGGTCTCGATAATTGCCTGTTCGTATATCCCATGAGCGAGTGGAGCGTGCTGGAGCAGAAGCTGAAATCGCTGCCGCTCATGAAATCGGATGCTCGGGCGTTCTCCCGGTTTTTCTTTTCGGGGGCGACCGAATGCGAGCTTGACAAACAGGGAAGGGTAAACTTACCGAATACATTGTGCGAATATGCCAAGCTGGACAAAGATTGTATCGTTCTCGGAGTCTCCAACCGGGTGGAAATTTGGAGCAGGCATATATGGGATAGCTACTTCAAGCAATCAGAAGAAACGTTTAACGATATTGCGGAGAAGCTTGTGGACTTTGATTTTAATTTTTGA
- a CDS encoding DUF4349 domain-containing protein: protein MAGYINKWKWARLFFAVGIASVLLIASSGCSSSDNASKSAPENANMSAGGVDSKLSGSAQSSGFTVSDAASTTSKVKASESAAAAEGAKADGNFEFSAQTGGVDAGSADADGFSRKLIYHANVTMEVSDYSKAQTSVNNIIHLSGGYILQFSDQKSASELGGTYTIKIPASGFQTFLGQLEKLKHTQFERSMKGTDVTEEYVDLDSRLKARKVVEARLLAFMDKATRADDLLKFSNQLGDVQMEIEQIKGRMRYLDQNVAFSTIELRLYQITGLTSSAAKEKTAFLERTLNAMKASSTFIYEFVQGVVVVAAGALPILVLLLAVGTPAYIVYRKKRVKLSQAMPVTVPAGESKPEERPD from the coding sequence ATGGCAGGTTATATAAATAAATGGAAATGGGCAAGGCTGTTCTTCGCAGTTGGAATTGCCTCAGTGCTGCTGATTGCGTCGTCAGGTTGTTCTTCAAGTGACAACGCTTCGAAAAGTGCTCCAGAAAACGCAAACATGAGCGCCGGAGGAGTGGACAGCAAGTTATCAGGGAGTGCCCAATCAAGCGGCTTTACCGTAAGCGATGCGGCGAGTACCACGAGTAAGGTGAAGGCTTCGGAGTCGGCAGCGGCTGCAGAAGGTGCGAAAGCGGATGGTAATTTTGAATTTTCCGCTCAGACCGGTGGTGTCGATGCCGGAAGCGCGGATGCGGACGGCTTCAGTCGCAAGCTGATCTATCATGCCAATGTCACGATGGAGGTTAGCGACTATTCCAAGGCGCAAACATCGGTGAACAACATTATACACTTGTCAGGCGGTTATATTCTACAATTCTCCGACCAGAAATCCGCGAGCGAGCTGGGAGGCACTTATACAATTAAAATACCCGCGTCCGGCTTTCAAACGTTTCTGGGCCAATTGGAGAAGCTTAAGCATACGCAGTTCGAGAGAAGCATGAAGGGCACGGATGTGACGGAGGAATATGTGGATTTGGATTCACGGCTTAAAGCGCGTAAGGTTGTGGAGGCGCGGCTGCTCGCGTTTATGGATAAAGCCACGCGTGCGGACGATCTTCTTAAGTTCTCCAACCAGCTCGGCGACGTGCAAATGGAGATTGAACAAATCAAAGGCAGAATGCGTTACCTGGATCAAAATGTCGCCTTCTCTACAATTGAACTGAGGTTATATCAGATAACGGGTTTAACCTCATCAGCCGCCAAAGAGAAAACGGCTTTTCTGGAACGCACGCTGAATGCAATGAAAGCAAGCTCGACGTTTATCTATGAATTTGTTCAGGGTGTAGTGGTTGTTGCTGCGGGTGCGCTGCCGATTCTCGTGCTTCTGCTCGCGGTTGGAACACCGGCATATATCGTTTACCGCAAGAAGCGTGTCAAATTATCGCAGGCAATGCCGGTAACCGTGCCGGCAGGAGAGTCGAAACCTGAAGAAAGACCAGACTGA
- a CDS encoding cell division protein FtsL, producing MAYVNGNLALQPKRKPEQKKAFRETKKVVVKRKSLPVQEKLLYMFTIIVCVIVAGVIIFRYAQIYEINNDIKIMTTKYAAMEVEMKELQKQVETLSNPGYIEQQAEALGMGDFGEDTIKVKTGDKKTETAMNKE from the coding sequence ATGGCTTATGTAAATGGCAACCTGGCGCTTCAGCCGAAGCGTAAACCGGAACAGAAGAAGGCGTTCCGCGAGACAAAAAAGGTCGTAGTTAAAAGGAAGTCGCTGCCGGTCCAGGAGAAGCTGCTCTATATGTTTACGATTATCGTTTGTGTAATCGTCGCGGGCGTTATTATTTTTCGTTACGCGCAAATCTATGAAATCAATAACGATATAAAAATTATGACCACTAAATATGCGGCCATGGAAGTCGAGATGAAAGAGCTGCAGAAGCAAGTGGAGACGCTGAGCAACCCCGGTTACATCGAACAGCAGGCCGAAGCGCTCGGTATGGGTGACTTTGGCGAAGATACGATTAAAGTGAAAACAGGTGACAAGAAGACCGAGACCGCCATGAACAAGGAATAG
- a CDS encoding penicillin-binding transpeptidase domain-containing protein, with amino-acid sequence MNKRIKLRTLLVGGFITLFFVVLVGRIYWVQVVKADFWSEKAREIWSKSETLIPVRGTITDREGNVLAMDVAAYTVAVNPKVIHDLHLEDVIVSKLHQVLGKPESELRAIVTAKKKNGEYYVKREVRPEGWKIDKPLRDRIEQFRKDLSEQTDKSDVGIYMDEQNKRYYPKDDMASHLIGYVDKEGNPVMGLEASLNDVLKGKEGQIVYERDGNGVILPNGTVKFNPSIDGKNVKLTIDSDIQHYVEDAIKEAYVKYKPKSITAIAVDPQTMEVLGMANMPDFNPNEYWKAQPADFYNSATKALYEPGSTFKIVTLSAAVQEGVFNPNEKYMSGSIKIPGRVTPIRDIKREGWGEISYLDGLKRSSNVAFVKLGYEKLGADRLINYIKNFGFGQKTGIELQGESSGVENINPSIANDVATASFGQGNVLVTPIQQVTAVAAVANGGKLMQPHLIKEIDDPVTKKTEVIQPKVIRQVLSEQSAKKVSEYLEQVVSDQEIGTGKNAYIEGYRVAGKTGTAQKVIDGKYSSDQYVVSFIGFAPVGNPKIAVYVVVDAPDNKYLGGGAVAAPVFRKIVLQSLRHMGVNPTLPDTVLTQQQEKTVSVPNLTELTTDQAEAQLKARSLSSVVVGTGKKVLEQIPKAISAVSPDQRVYLFTEDRSKLPIPNMSGLSMRDALEVCSLLQIRCVTEGQGFVISQTLAKQNGEKVLKLVLAPPNSAQIAEPQATAEQRINGGG; translated from the coding sequence ATGAATAAACGGATAAAATTGCGCACGCTGCTGGTCGGAGGGTTCATTACCCTCTTTTTTGTTGTTCTGGTAGGGCGAATCTATTGGGTGCAGGTCGTCAAGGCGGATTTCTGGTCGGAGAAAGCCCGCGAAATCTGGTCTAAATCGGAGACGCTGATTCCTGTGCGCGGAACGATCACGGACCGCGAAGGCAACGTCCTGGCTATGGACGTGGCAGCTTACACTGTCGCGGTGAACCCGAAGGTCATACACGATCTGCATCTGGAAGACGTCATTGTAAGCAAGCTTCATCAGGTGCTCGGCAAACCGGAATCGGAGCTGCGGGCTATCGTGACGGCCAAGAAGAAGAACGGCGAGTATTACGTAAAGCGCGAGGTGCGCCCTGAAGGGTGGAAGATCGATAAGCCTCTTCGAGACCGGATCGAACAGTTCAGGAAGGATCTATCCGAGCAGACCGACAAAAGTGACGTCGGGATTTATATGGACGAACAGAATAAACGCTATTATCCCAAAGATGATATGGCCTCGCATCTGATCGGATACGTGGATAAAGAAGGGAACCCTGTCATGGGGCTTGAGGCGTCGCTTAACGATGTGCTGAAGGGCAAGGAAGGTCAAATCGTTTATGAGCGTGACGGCAACGGCGTTATTCTTCCGAACGGGACTGTGAAATTCAATCCGTCAATAGACGGCAAAAACGTGAAGCTGACGATCGATTCGGACATCCAGCATTACGTGGAGGACGCGATTAAAGAGGCTTATGTGAAGTACAAGCCGAAGAGCATCACGGCCATCGCCGTCGATCCGCAGACGATGGAAGTTCTCGGCATGGCTAATATGCCGGATTTCAACCCGAATGAATATTGGAAGGCGCAGCCGGCGGACTTCTACAACAGCGCGACCAAAGCTCTCTATGAGCCCGGCTCGACCTTCAAGATCGTCACGCTTTCCGCGGCCGTTCAGGAAGGGGTGTTCAATCCGAATGAGAAATACATGTCGGGAAGCATTAAAATTCCGGGAAGGGTGACTCCGATTCGGGATATTAAACGAGAAGGGTGGGGCGAAATTTCGTATCTGGACGGATTGAAGCGTTCGAGTAACGTTGCTTTTGTCAAGCTTGGCTACGAGAAGTTAGGTGCTGACCGATTAATTAACTATATTAAAAATTTCGGCTTCGGCCAAAAAACGGGCATCGAGCTCCAGGGAGAAAGCTCGGGGGTTGAGAATATCAATCCGTCGATTGCGAACGATGTCGCGACAGCGTCTTTCGGACAAGGCAATGTCCTCGTCACGCCGATTCAGCAGGTGACGGCAGTTGCTGCGGTAGCGAACGGAGGCAAGCTTATGCAGCCGCACCTGATCAAGGAAATCGACGATCCCGTAACGAAGAAAACCGAGGTGATCCAGCCAAAGGTTATCCGGCAGGTCTTATCAGAGCAATCGGCTAAAAAGGTGAGCGAATATTTGGAGCAGGTAGTCTCCGACCAGGAGATCGGAACAGGAAAGAATGCTTATATTGAGGGTTACAGGGTGGCGGGTAAAACCGGTACTGCCCAGAAGGTTATCGACGGCAAATATTCATCGGACCAATATGTCGTTTCATTTATCGGATTCGCACCTGTAGGAAATCCGAAAATCGCGGTTTACGTCGTAGTTGACGCACCTGACAACAAATATCTCGGCGGCGGGGCCGTTGCCGCTCCCGTGTTCAGAAAAATCGTATTGCAAAGCCTGCGGCATATGGGTGTAAATCCGACTCTGCCGGATACGGTACTAACGCAGCAGCAAGAAAAGACCGTTTCCGTACCGAACTTGACGGAGCTGACGACGGATCAGGCGGAGGCCCAGCTCAAAGCACGTTCCCTTAGCTCGGTGGTCGTGGGTACCGGCAAGAAGGTGCTGGAGCAAATTCCGAAAGCGATCTCGGCGGTCAGTCCGGATCAGCGAGTCTATCTGTTCACGGAAGACAGGAGCAAGCTGCCGATACCGAACATGAGCGGATTGTCGATGCGCGATGCGCTGGAAGTATGCTCGCTTCTGCAGATCAGATGCGTCACGGAAGGACAGGGCTTCGTGATATCGCAAACGCTCGCCAAGCAGAACGGCGAGAAGGTTTTGAAGCTCGTGCTTGCACCTCCGAATTCCGCGCAGATAGCTGAACCGCAGGCTACGGCCGAACAGAGGATTAACGGCGGCGGTTGA
- the rsmH gene encoding 16S rRNA (cytosine(1402)-N(4))-methyltransferase RsmH yields the protein MFQHITVLKEEAVDGLAVKADGIYVDCTLGGAGHSELIASRLGKGGRLIALDQDEWAHENARVRLAPFMDKVTLVKSNFRYLEQVLADLGIDSVDGILFDLGVSSPQLDEAERGFSYNHDAPLDMRMDREGVLTAGEIVNSWEERDISRILAIYGEERFARQIARKIIQAREQSPIETTGELVELIKMGIPAAARRTGPHPAKRTFQALRIAVNDELGAEETALEQTVKALKSGGRASVITFHSLEDRICKHIFAKFVEKCTCPPDFPMCVCGGKGQLKLVNRKPIVPGEEELELNPRARSAKLRVAEKL from the coding sequence TTGTTTCAACATATTACAGTGCTCAAGGAAGAAGCGGTCGATGGACTCGCGGTTAAGGCGGATGGCATTTATGTCGACTGTACGCTCGGCGGAGCCGGTCATAGCGAGCTGATCGCATCGCGGCTAGGCAAGGGCGGACGTCTTATCGCGCTTGACCAGGATGAGTGGGCTCATGAGAATGCAAGAGTTCGACTGGCGCCGTTTATGGACAAGGTGACGCTCGTAAAAAGCAATTTTCGTTATTTGGAGCAGGTACTGGCCGATCTCGGCATTGACAGCGTCGACGGCATACTGTTTGACCTCGGGGTATCGAGTCCGCAGCTGGATGAAGCCGAACGCGGATTCAGCTATAATCACGACGCACCCTTGGATATGCGGATGGACCGTGAAGGCGTTCTGACCGCGGGAGAGATCGTCAACAGCTGGGAAGAGCGGGATATTTCACGTATACTTGCAATCTACGGCGAAGAGCGGTTTGCCAGGCAGATTGCACGCAAAATCATACAAGCCCGGGAACAGAGTCCGATTGAGACCACGGGCGAGCTTGTGGAGCTTATTAAAATGGGCATCCCCGCAGCAGCGAGACGTACGGGGCCGCATCCGGCCAAGAGGACGTTTCAGGCGCTGCGGATAGCGGTAAACGACGAGCTTGGGGCCGAGGAAACGGCCTTGGAGCAGACGGTAAAGGCATTAAAATCCGGGGGAAGAGCCTCGGTCATAACGTTTCATTCGCTTGAGGACCGCATTTGCAAGCACATTTTTGCGAAATTTGTAGAAAAATGCACTTGCCCACCGGATTTCCCGATGTGTGTGTGCGGAGGGAAAGGTCAGCTGAAGCTGGTGAACCGCAAGCCGATCGTGCCGGGCGAAGAAGAGCTTGAGCTTAACCCGCGAGCGAGGTCGGCGAAGCTGAGAGTCGCTGAAAAACTGTAA